A single window of Pseudarthrobacter defluvii DNA harbors:
- a CDS encoding carbohydrate ABC transporter permease, translating to MTTMATPTQSTTDTPAAYNPKSESVGAKRAKSVIFHAVALILTAIVLYPALWMIASSFKPNSEIGGQNTSLWSNNFSFDNFVTAMDGIGGVSTLQFFTNSLILALGAVVGTILSASVSAYAFARINFPGRSLFFGMMIATLLLPFHVVIIPQYIIFQQLGLVDTYVPLLIGKFLAGDAFFVFLMVQFMRGLPAELDEAARIDGAGHARIFRSIMLPLMKPALISTSIFSFIWSWNDFLGPLLYLNTPDKYPLPLALRLFVDQTQSSDYGAMIAMSVLALLPVLIFFLIFQRYIVEGVSTQGLKG from the coding sequence ATGACGACCATGGCAACCCCCACCCAGTCCACTACGGACACACCCGCTGCCTACAACCCGAAGTCCGAGTCGGTTGGGGCCAAGCGGGCCAAGAGCGTGATCTTCCACGCCGTGGCCCTCATCCTGACCGCCATCGTGCTCTACCCCGCGCTGTGGATGATCGCCTCATCCTTCAAGCCCAACTCGGAAATCGGCGGGCAGAACACCTCACTTTGGTCCAACAACTTCAGCTTCGATAACTTCGTTACGGCGATGGACGGGATCGGCGGGGTCTCCACCCTGCAGTTCTTCACCAACTCACTGATCCTTGCCCTCGGCGCCGTGGTGGGGACCATCCTCTCCGCAAGCGTGTCAGCCTACGCGTTCGCCAGGATCAACTTCCCCGGCCGCAGCCTGTTCTTCGGCATGATGATCGCCACCTTGCTGCTGCCCTTCCACGTGGTGATCATTCCGCAGTACATCATCTTCCAGCAGTTGGGCCTGGTGGACACTTACGTACCCCTGCTGATCGGCAAGTTCCTGGCCGGAGACGCGTTCTTCGTCTTCCTCATGGTCCAGTTCATGCGCGGCCTGCCCGCGGAGCTGGATGAGGCGGCACGGATCGACGGCGCCGGGCACGCCCGGATTTTCCGCTCCATCATGCTGCCGCTGATGAAACCGGCCCTGATCTCCACCTCGATCTTCTCCTTTATCTGGAGCTGGAACGACTTCCTGGGTCCGTTGCTGTACCTGAACACCCCGGACAAGTACCCGCTGCCGCTGGCCCTGCGGCTCTTCGTGGACCAGACCCAGTCCTCGGACTACGGCGCCATGATCGCCATGTCCGTCCTGGCCCTGCTGCCCGTGCTGATCTTCTTCCTGATCTTCCAGCGGTACATCGTCGAGGGCGTCTCCACCCAGGGCCTCAAGGGCTAA
- a CDS encoding Poxvirus protein I5, which yields MSVMDSTTPASGHQPIPVNRFALFSETLLAGVLVLVLSLPLVTIPAAYAAGTAHLERHLNGRDDSVRGLWGLFRAALPGSWKLGITTAAAAVVIALNLLLAWVGQLPGREVVLPATLILAAGAAILLLRTASAWSDYSGAGSGAAGRETWRQALEAGQASSIRDWTGSLLLAAALFCSVVFVWMLAALFVVVPGTLILAAAAVKLRSSRPKH from the coding sequence ATGAGCGTCATGGACAGCACCACACCGGCCTCCGGCCACCAACCCATCCCGGTGAACCGGTTTGCCCTGTTCTCCGAAACCCTCCTGGCAGGGGTGCTGGTGCTGGTGCTGTCCCTCCCGCTCGTCACCATCCCGGCCGCTTATGCGGCAGGGACGGCGCATCTCGAGCGGCACCTTAATGGCCGGGACGATTCCGTCCGCGGCCTGTGGGGCCTGTTCAGGGCTGCGCTGCCGGGCAGCTGGAAGCTGGGAATTACGACGGCGGCCGCCGCCGTCGTGATTGCCCTCAACCTTTTGCTCGCCTGGGTGGGGCAGCTCCCGGGCAGGGAAGTGGTCCTGCCCGCCACGCTCATCCTTGCCGCCGGTGCGGCCATCCTGCTGCTCCGCACCGCCTCCGCCTGGTCCGACTATTCGGGTGCAGGCTCCGGTGCCGCCGGAAGGGAAACCTGGCGCCAGGCCCTCGAAGCGGGCCAGGCAAGCTCCATCCGCGACTGGACGGGCTCGCTGCTGCTTGCCGCGGCCCTGTTCTGCTCCGTGGTGTTCGTCTGGATGCTCGCGGCGCTCTTCGTGGTGGTACCGGGAACCCTGATCCTGGCCGCGGCTGCCGTCAAACTGCGGTCCAGCCGCCCCAAGCACTGA
- a CDS encoding carbohydrate ABC transporter permease: MTQSPTLSRRPASSTSPLPRKPRRRGADARAGYTFLLPWLLGFIALTVGPMISSLYLSFTNYNLFEPPKWIGLDNYTTLFQDERFLQSVGVTVGYVVFGTPLKLAAALAVAMLLNSKRRGQGFYRSAFYAPSLIGASVSIAIVWKAMFGDAGPVDQGLSFFGINLGGWVGNPAMTMPMFILLTVWQFGAPMVIFLAGLKQIPGELYEAASMDGAGPVRKFFNITWPMLSPVIFFNLLMETIHAFQIFASAYIISNGEGGPAGSTLFYTLYLYLRGFSDFRMGYASAMAWLLVVVVGIITLIFFRTSKSWVHYSGDSK; the protein is encoded by the coding sequence GTGACTCAAAGCCCAACCCTGAGCAGGCGTCCGGCGTCGTCCACTTCCCCGCTGCCGCGCAAACCGCGGCGGCGGGGCGCGGACGCCCGTGCCGGCTATACCTTCCTGCTGCCCTGGCTGCTGGGATTCATTGCCCTCACCGTTGGGCCGATGATTTCCTCGCTGTACCTGTCCTTCACCAACTACAACCTGTTCGAGCCGCCCAAGTGGATCGGCCTGGACAACTACACCACCCTGTTCCAGGATGAACGGTTCCTGCAGTCGGTGGGCGTGACAGTCGGGTATGTGGTGTTCGGTACCCCGTTGAAGCTGGCGGCGGCACTGGCGGTGGCGATGCTGCTGAACAGCAAGCGCCGGGGCCAGGGCTTCTACAGGTCTGCGTTCTACGCACCATCCCTGATCGGCGCGTCCGTGTCCATCGCAATCGTCTGGAAGGCCATGTTCGGCGATGCCGGTCCGGTGGACCAGGGGCTGTCCTTCTTCGGGATCAACCTGGGCGGCTGGGTGGGCAACCCCGCTATGACCATGCCGATGTTCATCCTGCTCACGGTGTGGCAGTTCGGCGCCCCGATGGTGATCTTCCTGGCCGGTCTCAAGCAGATCCCCGGCGAGCTGTACGAGGCTGCATCGATGGACGGTGCAGGCCCGGTGCGCAAGTTCTTCAACATCACCTGGCCCATGCTTTCCCCGGTGATCTTCTTCAACCTGCTGATGGAAACCATCCACGCATTCCAGATCTTCGCGTCGGCCTACATCATCTCCAATGGTGAAGGCGGCCCCGCCGGATCCACCCTCTTCTACACCCTTTACCTGTACCTGCGCGGCTTCAGCGATTTCCGGATGGGCTACGCCTCGGCCATGGCGTGGCTGCTGGTGGTCGTGGTGGGCATCATCACCCTGATCTTCTTCCGCACGTCCAAGTCCTGGGTCCACTACAGCGGTGATTCAAAATGA
- a CDS encoding MFS transporter has product MPSRRTRPAPPARSQASRPRWYHPLKQHNYRLFLAMQLAGSLGVWMQRLAQDWLVLQLTGSPAAVGAAVALQFLPMLVVGPLAGLVVDIFPKRRIMMVCQSVIVLLALGLAAWTASGTLTVWVVYASCIALGVTAAVDQPTRQVFVNEVVGDAALRPAIGLNNALAQLGAMTGPALGGVLIAQAGPAAAFASNALIGVLVLGLIAAIRPHELHPGTPAERGRGQMLAGFRYVRERPRLLLLIVLAGLLGAFGMNGPVVLAAFAERVWHNGVEGFGLFNTVSAVGALAGALLASRLGNMGRRGIVVAAGLFGLSQLVAALMPNLVLFTAMLVVVGVMTLLFLTSAATAVQLEAGPAIRGRVMALYLPLLLGGHACGGLLAGWLTEQFGVRAGLLVTGGLGMLSAAVVGLLLWRHSRRRSAP; this is encoded by the coding sequence GTGCCTTCCCGCCGCACCCGTCCCGCACCCCCTGCCCGCTCCCAGGCAAGCCGGCCCCGCTGGTACCACCCCCTAAAACAGCACAATTACCGGCTCTTCCTGGCCATGCAGCTGGCCGGCAGCCTCGGGGTCTGGATGCAGCGCCTGGCGCAGGACTGGCTGGTGCTGCAGCTGACCGGAAGCCCCGCCGCGGTGGGGGCCGCCGTCGCCCTCCAATTCCTGCCCATGCTCGTGGTGGGGCCGCTTGCCGGACTGGTGGTGGACATCTTCCCCAAGCGCCGGATCATGATGGTGTGCCAGTCCGTCATTGTGCTGCTCGCCCTGGGGCTCGCGGCCTGGACTGCCAGCGGCACCCTCACGGTCTGGGTTGTCTACGCCAGCTGCATTGCCTTGGGCGTCACTGCGGCAGTGGACCAGCCCACCCGGCAGGTCTTCGTCAACGAAGTGGTGGGCGACGCCGCGTTGCGCCCTGCCATCGGGCTGAACAACGCCCTCGCCCAGCTGGGCGCCATGACTGGCCCGGCGCTGGGCGGAGTGCTGATTGCGCAGGCAGGGCCCGCCGCGGCCTTCGCCTCCAACGCGCTCATCGGCGTGCTCGTGCTTGGGCTGATCGCCGCCATCCGCCCCCACGAGCTGCATCCCGGCACGCCGGCCGAGCGGGGGCGCGGGCAGATGTTGGCCGGGTTCCGGTATGTCCGCGAACGGCCGCGCCTACTGCTCCTCATCGTGCTGGCGGGGCTACTGGGCGCCTTCGGCATGAACGGGCCGGTGGTCCTTGCCGCGTTTGCCGAGCGGGTGTGGCACAACGGTGTGGAGGGCTTTGGCCTGTTTAACACGGTCAGTGCCGTTGGTGCCCTGGCCGGCGCGCTCCTGGCCTCCAGGCTGGGAAACATGGGCCGCAGGGGCATCGTGGTGGCGGCGGGGCTCTTTGGGCTGTCCCAGCTGGTGGCCGCGCTCATGCCCAACCTGGTGCTGTTTACGGCCATGCTGGTGGTGGTGGGCGTCATGACCCTGCTGTTCCTGACCAGTGCAGCTACCGCCGTCCAGCTTGAAGCCGGGCCCGCCATCCGGGGCCGGGTCATGGCGTTGTACCTTCCGCTCCTTTTGGGTGGGCACGCCTGCGGCGGCCTCCTTGCGGGCTGGCTCACCGAGCAGTTCGGTGTCCGGGCCGGGCTGCTGGTCACCGGCGGCCTGGGCATGCTCTCCGCGGCCGTGGTGGGGCTGCTGCTGTGGCGGCACTCGCGGCGCCGTTCAGCGCCCTAA